A genomic window from Drosophila sulfurigaster albostrigata strain 15112-1811.04 chromosome 4, ASM2355843v2, whole genome shotgun sequence includes:
- the LOC133846909 gene encoding LOW QUALITY PROTEIN: uncharacterized protein LOC133846909 (The sequence of the model RefSeq protein was modified relative to this genomic sequence to represent the inferred CDS: inserted 4 bases in 4 codons): MPPSCRANCERIKYNMKFVLIISFYLICSTQCILVEEHKTASEESLMAISSPINNTNTSSTFSNNGMNTTNNIGSNVIHSSPGVGSKSYLDKLDNMERSVAAVIIKVAYGTTSTTKRSIPDNSYVLGLTTVATPPLTTLRYQLAHHKPQITSNSRHRNYELDLERDHALPTSAPNADILKSNNNPTYPNPNRHHSSSTNNHDRDRHRHTMQYNSTPMPSLPNLLKKNHPKGQPTIPMYPGDIPSYSPPSRSXFTPPLPPEYQNPFADKPTLRGTNNEGLIAGNTVQYNNRRPIPPPSLTPGHERIPFRXPDLTGESNVNGHPNISYSSHILDVKKKANASTNTEFTGDRKKALNTPSRSSSNEQDIAGEATDINHKINTHIDHKSSQDVSDGNAIKRQEVLPNIRRILGSNGKKSDIPAVLLRQVTQRPIVXLPKPPASAIVAVTANEHTNIDETTKEKNNNDESTNGAGSNINKSKQMDNNDFATHHSFANNISKVGVTTPSAAVAAINDAVATSFTSATMQQAKPTITAKDVPRKTSSSDGSTASTAAATIWTWAWHVHIYLSVVLFTILAVYSLYKLLTYNKLTHLFAQSYFVYIHLILIAICIMRIFYLCFDAYNVHGTFHIFVSELLLNLPATFLTVAFSVLILFLFLKSLNHKNNRYSALVRPLTVVVGCGVHVLLCITLHYVESYTLQNHHMYFQQQQQQQYFRRQQQQQQLQQLQLQQQHQSQSLSSATITSITSGSAITMLSSTSLASPQPPPRVLSLICQIIYIFICLSLGLLYLYLYRILKRILRSKSQNYIHGYQNLSYAIHITIATALLFVLLATLQIFGAVCISSVRTSLGEVDVDWMQWGYQFSLRLIEIAIITLISWVTGLKHNVNGTNSNAPSAVNGDVHMIGHSAVAAVGTGTAIREKHGAVAHQHSNVANFFXPCTSGSSQEQFENDYPTICNANTNLHTYTMRTGKLIYDDSYALHSLGGPGAGVGAGAGAVGVVVSPEYQMQEPTYQRPYDTGSIRSALNHNMKSAQTSQRYHHHQHQQATYITTTGYMTDATTDHYENPNFDLITNSSTMGGRVEIAVPGGGAGAGSCGMKLSKNTVSSGSASVTGSGCGSGSGSGSSGTSQQQMLLLQSDSCYSEPLQENSSYEFHNFERPIFKEESHASDECWPERDREREKHKKCKGRKQNNVGNLERTTYDNQERRSSNSTNSCSSTSNNGVVVGSRYASYNSYERKHHDGIRKSGTLNNIVNGSTMGIMIPQGPSQRHGVMQCGKRSINGTQTLNERSHYYQRSTAQQSRNRSNDFELAAPIPSTTTAQNELSLKKHQQQQLQQHYNHHNSDDEADEEEEEDDDDEMMPGCNVESANLITNNDNNSITSNPLTVHLHHHLPNVSNAKSIHHQHQNPLEIPELSVNLGSASVPAMATDNLMVSDQTYRRSRANNDDENVDQLGARTHAIHNVLHQPTHSIPSTSLLQINSNGIDC; encoded by the exons GTATCAATTGGCCCACCATAAACCACAAATTACGAGCAACAGTCGTCATAGGAATTACGAATTGGATTTAGAAAGAGATCATGCGCTTCCTACATCTGCGCCAAACGCCGACATATTGAAGAGCAATAATAATCCAACatatccaaatccaaatcgtCATCATAGCAGTAGTACCAATAATCATGACAGAGATCGACATCGACATACAATGCAATATAATTCAACACCGATGCCATCAC TCCCGAATTTATTAAAGAAGAACCACCCAAAAGGACAGCCAACAATACCTATGTACCCAGGAGATATACCATCGTATTCACCGCCATCCCGAT TTTTTACTCCTCCATTGCCGCCCGAATATCAAAATCCATTCGCTGATAAACCAACATTGCGAGGCACCAACAACGAAGGTCTGATTGCCGGTAATACTGTTCAATATAATAATCGACGTCCTATTCCACCTCCAAGTTTGACGCCTGGTCATGAGAGAATACCATTTC CCCCAGATTTAACTGGTGAATCAAATGTGAATGGACATCCAAATATTAGTTACTCGAGCCATATTCTAGACGTGAAGAAGAAGGCAAATGCTTCAACGAATACTGAATTTACAGGTGACCGCAAAAAAGCACTGAATACGCCATCCCGCAGCAGCAGTAATGAGCAAGATATTGCAGGCGAAGCAACAGATAttaatcataaaattaatacGCATATTGATCACAAATCAAGCCAAGATGTCAGTGATGGCAATGCGATAAAGCGGCAAGAAGTGTTGCCAAATATACGACGAATTCTTGGctcaaatggcaaaaaaagcGATATACCAGCAGTGTTGTTACGTCAGGTGACTCAGCGTCCCATTG AGCTACCAAAACCGCCAGCTTCGGCAATTGTTGCTGTGACGGCAAATgaacatacaaatattgatGAAACCACCAAggaaaagaataataatgatgaaTCTACGAATGGTGCTGGctcaaatattaataagagTAAGCAAATGGATAACAATGATTTTGCAACTCATCATTCATTTGCTAATAATATAAGCAAGGTTGGAGTTACCACACCATCTGCGGCAGTTGCTGCCATTAATGATGCAGTTGCCACATCTTTCACATCAGCGACAATGCAGCAAGCGAAGCCAACAATAACCGCAAAAGATGTTCCTCGAAAAACATCATCAAGTGACGGATCAACAGCATCAACTGCCGCAGCTACAATTTGGACGTGGGCATGGCACGTCCACATCTATCTTTCcgttgttttatttacaatacttGCAGTTTATTCGCTGTACAAGCTGCTGACTTACAACAAATTGACACACCTATTTGCTCaatcatattttgtatacattcATCTCAttctaattgcaatttgcataatgcgaatattttatttatgcttcgATGCATACAATGTACATGGTacttttcatatatttgtttCTGAGCTGTTGTTAAATTTGCCAGCGACGTTTTTAACGGTTgcattttcagttttaattttatttttatttttgaaatcatTGAATCACAAAAACAATCGATATTCGGCATTAGTCCGACCTTTGACTGTAGTTGTCGGATGTGGTGTTCACGTGTTGCTCTGTATAACGTTGCATTATGTTGAATCGTATACTTTGCAGAATCACCACATGTactttcagcagcagcaacagcagcaatattttcgccgacaacagcagcaacaacagctccAACAGttacagttgcaacagcagcaccaatCGCAATCATTATCTTCAGCAACAATAACGTCTATTACATCAGGGTCAGCAATTACAATGTTATCATCAACCAGTTTGGCTAGTCCACAGCCTCCGCCTCGCGTTCTTTCACTTATCtgtcaaattatttatatatttatttgcctgAGTCTAGGTTTACTGTACCTTTATTTATATCGCATACTTAAGCGAATACTGCGCAGTAAATCTCAGAATTATATACATGGCTATCAGAATCTGTCATATGCTATTCATATTACTATTGCAACTGCGTTGTTATTCGTTTTGTTGGCCACGCTGCAAATCTTTGGCGCGGTTTGCATCTCGTCGGTGCGTACTAGTCTTGGCGAAGTCGATGTAGATTGGATGCAGTGGGGCTATCAATTTTCATTGCGACTCATTGAGATTGCCATAATTACGTTGATTTCTTGGGTCACGGGTCTTAAGCACAATGTGAACGGCACTAATTCAAATGCACCCAGCGCTGTAAATGGCGATGTTCATATGATTGGCCACTCGGCGGTTGCTGCGGTTGGCACTGGGACTGCGATAAGAGAAAAGCATGGTGCCGTCGCACATCAGCACTCCAATGTCGCCAATTTCT TGCCATGTACATCAGGTTCGAGTCAGGAGCAATTTGAAAATGACTATCCAACGATTTgtaatgcaaatacaaatctACATACGTACACAATGCGTACGGGGAAGCTCATTTATGATGATAGCTATGCACTGCACTCATTAGGTGGACCAGGCGCTGGAGTTGGTGCAGGGGCTGGAGCAGTTGGCGTCGTTGTCTCGCCGGAATATCAGATGCAAGAGCCAACGTATCAAAGACCTTATGATACGGGATCTATTCGTAGCGCTCTCAATCATAATATGAAATCTGCTCAGACTTCACAACgctatcatcatcatcaacatcaacaagctACATATATAACTACCACCGGCTATATGACAGATGCGACAACGGATCATTATGAGAACcccaattttgatttaataacAAACTCGTCTACAATGGGTGGCAGAGTAGAAATTGCTGTTCCTGGAGGCGGTGCCGGTGCTGGAAGTTGCGGTATGAAGTTGAGCAAAAATACTGTTAGCTCTGGGTCGGCATCAGTAACCGGTTCTGGATGTGGTTCAGGATCCGGTTCAGGTTCTTCAGGTActtcacaacaacaaatgttgttATTACAAAGTGACAGCTGTTACTCAGAGCCCCTACAAGAGAACTCAAGCTATGAATTCCATAATTTTGAGCGGCCCATATTTAAAGAAGAGTCCCATGCCAGCGACGAGTGTTGGCCGGAGCGAGATCGGGAGCGAGAGAAACACAAGAAGTGTAAGGGTCGCAAGCAAAATAACGTCGGAAATCTAGAGCGAACCACATATGATAACCAGGAACGACGCAGTTCCAATTCAACAAATTCGTGTTCCTCTACCTCAAATAATGGTGTCGTCGTAGGTAGCCGGTATGCGAGTTATAATTCATATGAACGTAAACATCATGATGGTATAAGAAAGAGCGGCACTCTTAACAACATTGTGAATGGTTCGACAATGGGAATAATGATTCCTCAAGGACCATCTCAACGTCATGGAGTGATGCAATGCGGCAAGCGCTCCATAAATGGTACTCAAACTTTGAATGAACGTTCGCATTATTATCAGCGCAGTACTGCACAACAAAGCAGAAATCGTTCGAATGATTTTGAACTGGCTGCACCAATTCCATCAACTACGACTGCTCAAAATGAATTGTCTCTTAAgaaacatcagcaacaacaactgcagcaacattACAATCATCACAACTCCGATGATGAAGCAGATgaggaagaagaggaggatgatgatgacgaaATGATGCCTGGTTGCAATGTTGAAAGCGCAAATTTGATAACAAATAATGACAACAATAGCATCACATCTAATCCACTTACAGTCCATCTGCATCATCACCTACCAAATGTGAGCAATGCAAAATCCattcatcatcaacatcagaATCCATTGGAAATACCAGAGTTGAGTGTGAATTTGGGATCGGCATCAGTACCAGCAATGGCCACCGATAATTTGATGGTTTCTGATCAGACATATAGGAGATCTCGTGCTAATAATGATGACGAAAATGTCGATCAATTAGGAGCTCGAACTCATGCTATTCATAACGTGCTGCATCAACCAACTCATAGCATTCCCAGCACATctttattgcaaataaatagcaaTGGTATTGATTGCTAG